Proteins encoded within one genomic window of Halocatena marina:
- a CDS encoding biotin-dependent carboxyltransferase family protein: MIDVIDGGVSTTVQDLGRFGHYHIGMPPSGAMDQFSHTVANALVGNESDAATLEMTYVGADLRFGADCVIALAGAPMPAELDGGAVPMHEAVRVEAGQKLETEFTSDGSRTYLAVSGGIDVPKVMGSRSTYTLVGIGGYEGRTLEAGDELAIGQNGANHNDIVGNSAPEENLHDFEDNGLRIVIGLCDYRLTDESRDELCEVGWTVTPEADRIGYRLDGPELEFVEREQPFGAGTNPSNVVDVGYPIGSIQLPQKPIILMCDAVTGGGYATVGTVISADRDLLAQRRTHETVRFDPVTVEEALEARQTRQEDLDAIQNSLA; encoded by the coding sequence ATGATTGATGTCATTGATGGTGGCGTCTCAACAACCGTCCAAGATCTCGGTCGGTTCGGCCACTACCATATCGGAATGCCTCCTTCGGGAGCGATGGATCAGTTCTCTCACACGGTGGCAAACGCGCTCGTCGGTAACGAATCCGATGCTGCGACGCTCGAAATGACCTATGTTGGGGCAGATTTGCGGTTCGGCGCGGACTGTGTCATTGCTCTCGCAGGTGCACCCATGCCTGCCGAACTCGACGGTGGCGCTGTCCCGATGCACGAGGCGGTGCGTGTCGAGGCGGGACAGAAACTCGAAACAGAGTTCACGTCTGACGGTTCGCGCACCTATCTCGCAGTGAGCGGCGGTATCGATGTGCCGAAAGTGATGGGAAGCCGGTCGACGTATACGCTGGTTGGCATCGGTGGCTACGAGGGACGAACACTGGAAGCCGGAGACGAACTAGCTATTGGTCAAAACGGAGCGAACCACAATGACATCGTCGGCAATAGCGCTCCCGAAGAGAACCTCCATGACTTCGAAGATAATGGGCTGAGAATTGTGATTGGACTCTGTGACTACCGGCTTACGGACGAAAGCAGAGACGAGCTCTGTGAGGTTGGCTGGACGGTAACTCCCGAAGCCGATCGGATCGGATACCGTTTGGACGGTCCTGAACTCGAATTTGTCGAGCGTGAACAACCCTTCGGTGCGGGAACTAACCCTTCGAACGTCGTCGATGTCGGATATCCGATCGGTTCGATACAACTCCCTCAAAAACCAATCATTCTGATGTGCGACGCCGTGACTGGTGGGGGCTATGCCACCGTCGGGACTGTGATCAGCGCAGACCGAGATTTGCTTGCACAGCGACGGACACACGAAACTGTACGCTTTGATCCAGTAACCGTCGAGGAAGCTCTCGAAGCCCGCCAGACACGCCAAGAAGATCTGGACGCAATCCAGAATTCACTCGCGTAG
- a CDS encoding acetyl/propionyl/methylcrotonyl-CoA carboxylase subunit alpha, giving the protein MFDRVLIANRGEIAVRVIQAAHELGIETVAVYSDADETAKHVRRADIAHHIGASVARRSYLDQASIIDAARETDADAIHPGYGFLAESESFARRVQESEFLWIGPPANVMADFGEKTKARAIMRQADVPIVPGTNDTISSPSEVDAFADEHGYPVAIKADGGGGGRGLKIVREEREIEDKLEKAQHEGEAYFDNPAVYVEKYLENPRHIEVQVLVDSHGNARHLYERDCSVQRRQQKLIEETPSPVIDDETREELCLAARQGVSEAGYINAGTVEFLYETDGAGDGSFYFLEVNARIQVEHTITEVATGIDIVKQQLQIAAGEALDFEQQDIEPRGSTMEFRINAEDPYEDFSPTPGTVEVYRPPTGIGVRVDDSIDQGDTISPYYDSLVGKYIITGNSRRETLARSERSLEETEIEGISTTIPFHLAVLADDQFRRNEHTTKYLDEQFDGFDDQSAQTDA; this is encoded by the coding sequence ATGTTCGATAGGGTACTCATTGCTAATCGCGGGGAGATTGCTGTACGAGTAATACAGGCTGCCCACGAATTGGGGATCGAGACGGTTGCCGTTTACAGCGATGCCGACGAGACGGCAAAACACGTCCGCCGCGCAGACATTGCACATCACATCGGTGCATCGGTCGCTAGAAGAAGCTACCTCGATCAAGCGTCGATCATCGATGCTGCCCGCGAGACGGACGCTGATGCGATCCATCCCGGCTACGGATTTCTCGCCGAAAGCGAATCGTTCGCTCGCCGCGTCCAAGAATCGGAGTTTCTCTGGATCGGACCGCCAGCTAACGTGATGGCTGACTTCGGTGAGAAGACGAAGGCTCGGGCAATCATGCGACAGGCGGATGTCCCAATTGTGCCGGGAACGAATGATACCATCAGCTCTCCGAGTGAGGTAGACGCATTCGCCGACGAACACGGCTATCCAGTTGCTATCAAAGCCGATGGGGGAGGCGGTGGCCGTGGACTGAAGATCGTTCGTGAAGAACGCGAGATCGAAGACAAATTGGAGAAGGCACAGCATGAAGGCGAGGCGTACTTCGACAACCCAGCTGTGTACGTCGAGAAGTATCTCGAAAATCCCCGTCACATCGAGGTGCAGGTGCTCGTTGACAGTCACGGAAACGCGAGACACCTCTACGAACGGGATTGTTCGGTCCAGCGTCGTCAACAGAAGCTCATCGAAGAGACGCCCTCGCCGGTAATCGACGACGAGACGCGCGAAGAGCTCTGCCTGGCCGCTCGTCAAGGAGTCTCAGAAGCGGGCTACATCAACGCTGGGACCGTCGAATTCTTGTACGAAACAGATGGAGCTGGCGATGGCAGCTTCTACTTCCTTGAAGTTAATGCTCGTATTCAGGTCGAGCACACCATCACCGAGGTTGCGACTGGGATCGATATCGTCAAGCAGCAGCTTCAGATCGCCGCAGGAGAAGCGCTCGACTTCGAACAGCAGGATATCGAACCGCGTGGTTCGACGATGGAGTTTCGTATCAACGCCGAAGACCCGTATGAAGACTTCTCGCCGACACCGGGAACCGTCGAAGTTTATCGTCCACCGACTGGGATTGGCGTCCGGGTCGACGATAGCATCGATCAGGGAGACACGATCAGTCCCTACTACGACTCGCTCGTTGGAAAGTACATCATCACTGGAAATAGCCGACGAGAAACGCTTGCTCGGAGCGAACGCTCGCTCGAAGAAACTGAGATCGAGGGAATCTCGACAACGATCCCATTCCATCTCGCTGTGCTCGCAGATGATCAGTTTCGCAGAAACGAGCACACGACAAAGTATCTAGATGAGCAGTTCGATGGGTTTGACGATCAGTCGGCTCAGACTGATGCGTGA
- a CDS encoding xanthine dehydrogenase family protein subunit M has protein sequence MYTNDFEYYCAESTDEAIELLTNHDGAELIAGSHGLLPRMRTGEEEPPVLVDINALDELSLIERADGELSIGALATHAEISASEMIREDAPALSDAASEVGDVQVRNGGTIGGNLAHGDARTDHPAAVLALGGSLSVHGPDGERLINADDLFEGHFETAISDHEIVTELRIPIDENTTSTYLKRRNPVSGYPLVGVAVWLQTDSDSIENARIAATGSLSHPTRLHSVEDELNDTTIDEETVATAADRAAESFDETDFRSDMRASPAYCSHLLSVYTERALRTVLD, from the coding sequence ATGTACACGAACGATTTCGAATACTACTGCGCTGAGAGCACTGACGAGGCGATCGAGTTGTTGACCAACCACGATGGAGCCGAACTCATCGCAGGTTCGCACGGATTGCTCCCTCGAATGCGTACTGGCGAGGAGGAACCACCAGTACTCGTGGATATCAACGCTCTGGACGAGCTCTCACTCATTGAGCGGGCTGACGGAGAACTCTCCATCGGTGCACTCGCCACTCATGCCGAGATTAGCGCATCCGAGATGATTCGAGAGGACGCGCCGGCGCTTTCGGATGCTGCCAGCGAGGTGGGTGATGTGCAAGTGCGAAATGGGGGGACTATTGGCGGTAATCTCGCTCATGGTGATGCTCGGACCGATCACCCTGCTGCCGTGCTCGCACTCGGTGGTTCACTCTCTGTTCACGGACCGGACGGAGAACGGTTGATCAACGCTGACGATCTCTTCGAAGGTCACTTTGAAACCGCCATCAGCGACCACGAGATCGTAACCGAACTCCGAATTCCGATAGATGAAAACACTACAAGCACGTATCTCAAGCGACGTAACCCTGTCTCCGGCTATCCCCTAGTAGGCGTTGCGGTGTGGCTGCAAACCGACAGCGATTCGATCGAAAACGCCCGGATCGCGGCAACCGGTTCTCTTTCCCATCCCACTCGCCTCCACTCTGTCGAAGACGAACTCAACGATACGACAATTGACGAGGAGACGGTTGCTACCGCAGCAGATCGAGCAGCGGAATCCTTTGATGAAACCGATTTCCGTTCAGATATGCGAGCATCACCTGCGTACTGCAGCCATCTGCTCTCGGTCTATACCGAGAGAGCGCTTCGGACTGTGCTGGATTAG
- a CDS encoding (2Fe-2S)-binding protein — MAENDISLIVNGTEHELTVEPRTLLVTALREELGYTGANVGCDTARCGACTVRLDGDAIKSCLRFAVQVDGAEVETVEGLGEHGDLTPLQECFQEHHSLQCGFCTPGMLMTADTFLQDAEAPSREEIREAIEGNLCRCTGYHNIVDAIEDTANRLGER; from the coding sequence ATGGCTGAAAATGATATATCGCTGATCGTAAATGGAACCGAGCACGAACTGACCGTCGAGCCGCGGACATTACTTGTCACGGCACTCCGAGAGGAACTCGGGTACACTGGCGCGAACGTCGGGTGTGATACTGCACGGTGCGGTGCGTGTACCGTTCGGTTAGATGGAGATGCGATCAAGTCCTGTCTGCGCTTTGCCGTTCAGGTCGATGGTGCGGAGGTCGAGACAGTCGAGGGACTTGGAGAACACGGCGACCTTACACCGCTTCAAGAGTGTTTTCAGGAGCACCACAGTCTCCAGTGTGGCTTTTGCACACCGGGAATGCTCATGACAGCGGATACGTTCCTACAGGACGCAGAGGCTCCATCGCGCGAGGAGATACGTGAAGCGATCGAAGGGAATCTCTGTCGGTGCACCGGCTATCACAACATCGTCGACGCAATCGAAGACACGGCCAATCGACTGGGTGAACGCTAA
- a CDS encoding acetyl-CoA carboxylase, whose product MATEYVAAPMPGVFYRRTAPDEPALVEVGDEVSEGDTVALIGVMKNFHDITVPSDGVVADILIENEAEVEAGQDVIELTIDG is encoded by the coding sequence ATGGCGACGGAATACGTAGCAGCCCCGATGCCCGGTGTGTTTTACCGACGCACGGCCCCGGATGAGCCTGCACTTGTCGAAGTCGGAGACGAAGTGAGCGAAGGCGACACGGTTGCACTCATCGGAGTAATGAAGAATTTTCACGACATTACTGTTCCCAGCGATGGCGTCGTGGCGGATATCCTAATCGAAAACGAGGCGGAGGTCGAGGCCGGACAAGACGTCATTGAGCTAACTATAGACGGCTGA
- a CDS encoding sulfite oxidase-like oxidoreductase, translated as MTVNDVTSIHEEFDGERLPPGQRQTSQFPVLSKGKTPSWDMDTWEFTVTGAVETNCSYSWSEFVDLPSETQRQDFHCVTGWSRFDNEFTGISFPTLAEQAGVRDDAVHVLFGSLDGYSTDLPLNECMREEVLFAFELDDQPLPSEHGGPLRVVTPHKYAYKGAKWVTEVEFLSEPKRGYWEKRGYSQTANPWNEERYSSW; from the coding sequence ATGACCGTGAATGATGTTACATCAATTCACGAGGAGTTCGACGGTGAACGGTTGCCTCCCGGGCAGCGGCAAACCAGCCAATTTCCCGTTCTATCGAAGGGCAAAACTCCATCGTGGGATATGGATACATGGGAGTTCACGGTTACTGGTGCGGTCGAAACCAACTGCTCGTATTCGTGGTCGGAGTTCGTTGATCTACCGAGTGAAACACAGCGTCAAGACTTTCACTGTGTGACTGGCTGGAGCCGATTCGATAACGAATTCACGGGGATTTCATTCCCGACGCTCGCCGAGCAAGCTGGTGTTCGTGACGACGCTGTTCACGTTCTGTTCGGTTCGTTGGATGGCTATTCAACAGATCTCCCGCTGAACGAATGTATGCGGGAGGAAGTGCTGTTTGCGTTCGAACTCGACGATCAACCGCTCCCCTCAGAGCACGGTGGGCCGCTCCGTGTGGTAACACCACATAAATACGCATACAAGGGTGCAAAGTGGGTGACTGAGGTTGAGTTCCTCAGCGAGCCAAAGCGAGGATACTGGGAGAAGCGTGGCTACTC
- a CDS encoding aspartate aminotransferase family protein — translation MAGGPPIDELHFDDAPNVETSIPGPNSRELLERQVAIDSGAVAYPKAVPLAFEEGRGATIKDADGNVFLDFFAGIGVLNVGHSNPYVLDAVNEQTSKLVHTIDFPTEARLDFIEAMSDIAPPGLRGECKMVFGGPSGSDANEGSIKLAKQYTGRHGLLAFEGSYHGGTTGALSLTGGIKYKKGYEPLLPDVVHVPYPYPYRESLSDDNAKALCPRENCCGRMACARSLDAVKEKFEGPYSGHEPPAAIWVEPIQGEGGVVIPPKGFLKGLRDIADDNDALLITDEIQSGFGRTGEWWACEHDGVTPDAITMAKGIGGAGLPLGAMLYHEKFDTWGPGGHIGTFRGNIPAMRGGLAAIEYIQEHDLLGHATELGEYIRGRFREINSPLIGDVRGRGLFIGIEMIDTEGNPSAELVKRVQTDCYTKGVLVWTAGREGNVLRLLPPLVMTEAQAEIGLDIITEVIRECTNEMR, via the coding sequence ATGGCGGGGGGACCACCCATTGACGAACTCCACTTCGACGATGCACCGAATGTCGAGACATCGATTCCGGGGCCCAACTCCAGAGAACTCCTCGAACGACAGGTAGCCATCGACAGCGGTGCCGTTGCCTACCCGAAGGCCGTCCCACTAGCCTTCGAAGAAGGCCGTGGTGCGACGATCAAAGACGCCGACGGGAACGTGTTTCTCGATTTTTTCGCTGGCATTGGCGTGCTGAACGTGGGACACTCGAATCCGTACGTTCTCGACGCAGTAAACGAACAAACGAGCAAACTCGTCCACACGATCGATTTTCCGACAGAAGCCCGCCTCGACTTCATCGAGGCGATGTCCGATATTGCGCCGCCGGGCCTGCGTGGAGAGTGCAAAATGGTTTTTGGCGGACCATCCGGAAGCGACGCAAACGAGGGATCGATCAAACTGGCAAAGCAGTATACAGGTCGTCACGGATTGCTGGCGTTTGAGGGATCGTACCATGGTGGGACGACCGGTGCGCTGAGTCTTACCGGTGGAATAAAGTACAAAAAAGGATACGAACCACTCCTCCCCGACGTAGTCCACGTTCCGTATCCGTATCCGTATCGTGAGTCGCTGTCCGATGACAACGCAAAGGCGTTGTGTCCACGCGAGAACTGTTGTGGTCGGATGGCGTGTGCCCGCTCTCTCGACGCCGTCAAAGAGAAATTCGAAGGACCGTACAGTGGTCACGAGCCGCCAGCAGCCATCTGGGTCGAGCCGATTCAAGGAGAAGGCGGCGTTGTCATTCCACCTAAGGGATTCCTGAAGGGACTTCGAGACATCGCTGATGACAACGATGCGTTGCTCATTACCGACGAAATTCAGTCGGGATTTGGTCGCACTGGGGAATGGTGGGCCTGCGAACACGACGGTGTGACACCTGATGCTATCACAATGGCAAAGGGAATTGGTGGCGCTGGGCTCCCGCTCGGTGCGATGCTATACCACGAGAAGTTCGATACGTGGGGCCCAGGAGGACATATTGGGACTTTCCGGGGGAACATACCGGCAATGCGCGGTGGTCTGGCTGCGATCGAATACATTCAAGAGCACGACTTGCTCGGACACGCGACCGAGCTTGGCGAGTACATTCGTGGCCGCTTCCGTGAAATCAACAGTCCTCTGATTGGAGATGTCCGTGGGCGGGGGCTGTTCATCGGTATCGAGATGATCGACACCGAGGGCAATCCAAGTGCGGAGCTGGTCAAGCGTGTGCAGACGGACTGCTATACGAAGGGAGTACTCGTCTGGACAGCTGGCCGGGAGGGGAACGTTCTCCGACTCCTTCCGCCACTCGTCATGACCGAAGCGCAAGCCGAAATCGGTCTCGACATCATCACCGAAGTGATTCGTGAGTGCACGAACGAGATGCGATAA
- a CDS encoding allophanate hydrolase subunit 1 produces the protein MTEARIERTELPEPRYEFGGDDHVFVELDEAMSFDANFQAMAITQQISDRDIAGVTEICPANASYMVRFDPDSISPESMVEELKEIAAETDISEFSWETRIVTIPVLFQDPWTHETLMRFRDHHQDPDGTDLEYSAHINGFDTVEGFIDAFVGAPHMVTMVGFVPGLPWCFQMVPRNEQLEVPKYLQPRTDTPSRAVGFGGAFSVVYPVKGAGGYQLYGRTPVEVLDVDQQLPDFHDSMVFPNPGDILNYRSIDREEYNAIREEVEDGTYEFTSERVEFTPEEFFIAPHEYNEELTEVLSA, from the coding sequence ATGACTGAGGCGCGAATAGAGCGGACGGAACTACCAGAGCCACGATACGAGTTCGGCGGTGACGATCACGTGTTCGTCGAACTCGACGAGGCGATGAGTTTCGACGCAAACTTTCAGGCGATGGCAATCACACAGCAGATCAGCGACCGCGACATTGCAGGCGTTACCGAAATCTGTCCAGCGAACGCCTCGTACATGGTGCGATTCGATCCCGATAGTATCTCTCCCGAGTCAATGGTCGAGGAGTTAAAAGAAATCGCTGCCGAAACCGACATTTCGGAGTTCTCGTGGGAGACACGCATCGTTACTATTCCCGTGCTGTTTCAGGATCCGTGGACACACGAGACGCTCATGCGCTTTCGAGATCATCATCAGGATCCCGACGGGACTGATCTTGAGTACTCAGCTCACATCAACGGCTTCGACACTGTTGAGGGGTTCATCGACGCCTTCGTCGGCGCTCCACACATGGTCACGATGGTCGGATTCGTTCCCGGATTGCCGTGGTGTTTTCAGATGGTGCCGAGAAACGAGCAGCTAGAGGTCCCAAAGTACCTTCAGCCGCGGACCGACACACCGAGCCGAGCGGTGGGCTTTGGCGGTGCGTTTTCCGTCGTCTATCCGGTGAAGGGAGCTGGTGGCTATCAGCTGTACGGTCGGACTCCAGTCGAAGTGCTCGATGTGGACCAACAACTTCCCGACTTCCACGATTCGATGGTGTTTCCGAATCCCGGTGACATTCTGAACTATCGATCCATCGACCGCGAAGAGTACAACGCAATCCGCGAAGAAGTCGAGGACGGCACGTACGAGTTCACGAGCGAGCGGGTCGAATTCACCCCAGAGGAGTTTTTCATCGCACCACACGAGTACAACGAGGAGCTGACGGAGGTGCTCTCGGCATGA
- a CDS encoding xanthine dehydrogenase family protein molybdopterin-binding subunit, translated as MSGAESEREEPDVEGVFGAGIKRDEDLPLLLGEGTYTDDISLPGMTYLAIKRSDHAHARIVDIDTSEAESKADVVAVYTGDDVEASGVPNTIPTAWDLPGLVQPQYRMLAIDKVRHEGDGVAAVVAETPQAAHEARKRIHVEYEELEAVTDPVTAVERDIPQIHEESDDNIAFDFELGDADAVNESFSAADRTASVTLRQPRLIPNAIEPRAAVADWNDSTQKLRLWMTSQNPHLHRMLLSAGTLGIPENNIRVIAPEVGGGFGSKIYHYPDEAITAWCSMQLGRPVKWRASRSEGYLTDCHGRDHVTDAEIAIDNDGTIQGVRVETHAGLGAHLSQFGTATPSYLYATVLSGQYTIPAIHCRVIGAFTTTTPVDAYRGAGRAEGIYVIERLMDVAARELGMDPTEIRRKNLIPADEFPYESAAALVYDSGEYERAMETALEHVDYETLREQQQTLREEGRYLGIGVANFIESAGLSPSGLAGQLGAQAGGWESSIVRFDSTGSVTVLAGTADQGQGHRTTYAQIAAEELGISVDDVEVVEGDTDRIPQGMGTYGSRSASVGGGSIARGARDVREKARRIAAHQLEASVDDIEFEDGEFYVAGASDRSLHIQAIAHEAYLGHDLPEEMDPGLEATNFYDPENFTYPFGTHVAVVEIDPETGAITIERYVAVDDCGEIINPTIVEGQVHGGIAQGIGAALYEGAAYDEDGHLQTRRMDEYAVPHATYLPDFETDSTVTPSPHNPIGVKGVGESATIAAAPAVVAAVTDALEPFDVDHLDMPVTPETVWRAMEEE; from the coding sequence ATGAGTGGGGCAGAATCAGAGCGCGAGGAGCCAGACGTCGAGGGGGTATTCGGTGCTGGCATCAAACGGGACGAGGACCTCCCGCTGCTGCTGGGTGAGGGAACCTACACGGACGATATCTCTCTTCCCGGAATGACATACCTTGCGATCAAACGCTCAGATCACGCTCACGCGCGAATCGTCGATATAGACACGAGCGAGGCCGAGTCGAAGGCGGATGTGGTAGCGGTGTACACCGGTGACGATGTCGAGGCAAGCGGCGTTCCAAACACCATCCCGACGGCTTGGGATCTCCCCGGTCTCGTTCAACCACAGTACCGTATGCTTGCTATCGACAAGGTTCGTCACGAAGGAGATGGTGTCGCCGCAGTCGTTGCCGAAACACCGCAGGCGGCCCACGAGGCCCGCAAAAGGATTCACGTCGAGTACGAAGAACTCGAAGCTGTTACTGACCCGGTTACGGCTGTCGAGCGTGACATACCACAGATTCACGAAGAAAGCGATGACAACATTGCATTCGACTTCGAACTCGGGGACGCAGACGCGGTCAATGAGTCGTTCTCTGCCGCCGATCGCACAGCATCGGTGACTCTTCGCCAGCCCCGTCTGATTCCGAACGCGATAGAACCGCGGGCGGCCGTTGCCGACTGGAACGATTCGACCCAGAAACTGCGCCTCTGGATGACGAGTCAAAATCCACATCTTCACCGAATGTTGCTTTCGGCGGGCACACTCGGCATTCCGGAAAACAACATTCGGGTTATTGCGCCCGAAGTTGGCGGCGGCTTCGGCAGTAAGATCTATCACTACCCAGACGAGGCTATCACCGCCTGGTGTTCGATGCAACTCGGACGACCAGTCAAGTGGCGAGCGAGCCGTTCCGAGGGGTACCTGACCGATTGTCACGGCCGCGATCACGTCACGGACGCCGAAATCGCCATCGATAACGATGGGACGATACAGGGTGTCCGTGTCGAAACTCACGCCGGACTCGGTGCACACCTTTCACAGTTCGGTACCGCAACGCCATCGTATCTGTATGCGACCGTCCTCTCCGGTCAATACACGATCCCAGCGATTCACTGTCGCGTCATCGGCGCGTTTACCACCACAACGCCTGTCGACGCCTACCGTGGGGCTGGTCGTGCAGAGGGGATCTATGTCATCGAACGGCTCATGGATGTAGCAGCGCGTGAACTCGGAATGGATCCCACCGAAATTCGACGGAAGAACCTCATACCAGCCGACGAATTCCCTTACGAGAGTGCTGCAGCCCTCGTTTATGATAGTGGCGAATACGAGCGTGCAATGGAGACGGCCCTCGAGCACGTCGATTATGAAACTCTTCGTGAGCAGCAGCAGACGCTTCGAGAAGAGGGCCGATATCTCGGTATTGGCGTTGCCAATTTCATCGAGTCGGCCGGGCTATCCCCATCGGGACTTGCAGGGCAGCTTGGTGCACAGGCAGGCGGATGGGAGAGTTCCATCGTCCGTTTCGACTCGACAGGCAGCGTAACCGTTCTCGCTGGGACAGCTGATCAAGGACAAGGTCATCGCACGACGTACGCACAAATTGCTGCCGAGGAACTCGGGATTTCGGTGGACGACGTCGAGGTTGTAGAAGGTGACACCGACCGGATTCCACAGGGAATGGGGACGTATGGGAGCCGGAGCGCCTCGGTTGGTGGCGGTTCCATCGCTCGTGGTGCCCGCGACGTGCGCGAGAAAGCCCGCCGGATTGCTGCCCACCAACTTGAGGCGAGTGTCGACGATATCGAGTTCGAAGACGGAGAATTTTACGTCGCTGGCGCATCTGACCGGTCGCTTCACATTCAGGCGATCGCCCACGAGGCGTATCTCGGGCACGATCTGCCCGAAGAGATGGATCCCGGACTTGAAGCGACGAACTTCTACGATCCGGAGAATTTCACCTACCCGTTCGGGACGCACGTTGCTGTCGTCGAGATCGATCCCGAAACGGGTGCAATCACCATCGAGCGATACGTTGCTGTCGACGATTGTGGTGAAATTATCAATCCAACGATCGTTGAAGGGCAGGTTCATGGTGGTATCGCACAGGGGATCGGCGCGGCGCTGTACGAGGGGGCTGCCTACGACGAAGATGGTCATCTCCAAACTCGCCGAATGGACGAGTACGCCGTCCCACACGCGACGTATCTCCCTGACTTTGAGACGGACTCCACGGTCACACCCAGTCCTCACAATCCGATTGGCGTGAAAGGCGTCGGCGAGTCAGCGACTATCGCGGCAGCGCCGGCCGTCGTCGCAGCTGTCACAGACGCGCTCGAACCGTTCGATGTCGATCATCTCGACATGCCTGTGACGCCGGAAACAGTCTGGCGGGCAATGGAGGAGGAGTAA
- a CDS encoding transcription initiation factor IIB family protein — MENTTTRIRTHEPNEQTHEETTSEAERICPECSGRLVDDTEHGETVCRECGLVVDENEIDHGPEWRAFDSQERDQKRRVGAPTTNMMHDKGLSSQIGWQNRDAYGNALSSRKRQQMKRLRTWDERFRTRNSKERNLKQALGEIERMGSALGVPGDVRETASVIYRRALSEDLLPGRSIEGISTAALYAAIRQTGLPRSVEEVGAVSRVDEMEFKRAYRYINRELNLEIGPPAPDQYLPRFASALAVSDETEGRARELIQTVMEESAHSGKSPVGLAAAALYAAGILTDEPLTQNEVSEVADVSNVTIRSRYQELLDIAQKHQQIGQKQAETEAAA, encoded by the coding sequence TTGGAAAATACCACAACCCGCATCCGTACGCACGAACCGAACGAACAGACACACGAGGAAACAACCAGCGAAGCAGAACGAATCTGTCCCGAATGTAGCGGCCGACTCGTGGACGACACCGAACACGGAGAAACCGTCTGTCGCGAGTGTGGTCTCGTCGTCGATGAGAACGAAATTGACCACGGTCCGGAGTGGCGTGCATTCGATAGCCAAGAGCGTGATCAGAAGCGTCGTGTCGGTGCACCAACAACGAACATGATGCACGATAAAGGTCTATCGAGCCAGATCGGCTGGCAGAACAGGGATGCCTACGGCAACGCCTTGAGTTCGCGCAAGCGCCAACAGATGAAGCGTTTGCGCACGTGGGACGAGCGTTTTCGCACCCGTAACTCCAAAGAGCGCAATCTCAAGCAGGCACTCGGTGAAATCGAGCGCATGGGCAGCGCGCTTGGTGTTCCGGGGGATGTCCGTGAGACCGCGAGTGTCATCTACCGCCGTGCACTTTCCGAGGATCTCCTCCCCGGACGCTCTATCGAGGGAATCTCCACTGCTGCACTGTACGCAGCAATCCGTCAGACAGGACTCCCACGGAGCGTCGAAGAGGTTGGTGCTGTTTCACGCGTCGACGAAATGGAGTTCAAGCGCGCCTACCGTTACATCAATCGTGAACTCAATCTCGAAATTGGCCCGCCAGCTCCGGATCAGTATCTACCGCGGTTTGCGTCCGCGCTTGCGGTGAGCGACGAGACTGAAGGGCGCGCCCGTGAACTGATTCAGACGGTAATGGAAGAAAGTGCTCACTCTGGAAAGAGTCCTGTCGGTCTCGCTGCTGCCGCGTTGTACGCTGCTGGCATCTTGACTGACGAGCCACTGACACAGAACGAAGTCAGTGAGGTGGCTGATGTCAGCAACGTCACGATCCGCAGCCGGTATCAGGAACTACTCGACATCGCGCAAAAACACCAGCAAATCGGACAGAAACAGGCAGAGACTGAGGCGGCTGCCTAA